One Echeneis naucrates chromosome 1, fEcheNa1.1, whole genome shotgun sequence DNA segment encodes these proteins:
- the LOC115039980 gene encoding oxysterol-binding protein 1-like isoform X2 produces the protein MSEPKSPTPTPGDTYKGWLFKWTNYIKGYQRRWFVLSNGLLSYYRTQAEMGHTCRGTINLATANIAVEDSCNFVISNGGAQTYHLKASSEVERQRWITALELAKAKAVHMQAESDDSGDDCPTAPPTAGQAGSGRNAEIQSTLRTLNSKVEDLTTCNDLIVKHGSALQRSLSELEGIRVGGDMGEKIRQVTERATLFRITSNAMINACRDFLSLAQNHSKRWQKALQTERDQRIRLEETLEQLAKQHNHLERAFRGATVLPPSFSNPALGSKGASGKGDASDEDDDNEFFDAMEDPAEFITVPADPKYHRRSGSNISGFSSEAGMDDQSVNFDELSLASNPESPQPFELEPVRKRRTRIPDKPNYYLNLWSIMKNCIGKELSKIPMPVNFNEPLSMLQRLSEDLEYYELLDKAAKCQSSLEQMCYVAAFTVSSYSTTVHRTGKPFNPLLGETFELDRLRECGYRSLCEQVSHHPPAAAHHAFSEKGWTLRQEITLASKFRGKYLSIMPLGSIQCIFDKSSNHYSWKKVTTTVHNIIVGKLWIDQSGEIDVVNHKTGDRCHLKFAPYSYFSRDIPRKVTGVVTDKDGKAHYVLSGTWDEKMEFSRVMQSSKGENGTEGKQRTVYQTLKAKGVWTKNPLPEGAENMYFFSSLALTLNEPEEGVAPTDSRRRPDQRLMEDGRWDEANAEKQRLEEKQRTARREREREAVKAASSPEEGAHQDNYQAQWFEKIDDPVSGETLHVYKGGYWEAKDQGSWDMCPDIF, from the exons ATGTCAGAGCCTAAATCCCCAACTCCAACCCCTGGAGACACATACAAGGGTTGGCTCTTCAAATGGACCAACTACATAAAAGGTTACCAGAGACGGTGGTTTGTTCTTAGCAATGGATTATTGTCATATTACAG GACCCAAGCAGAGATGGGTCACACATGCCGAGGCACCATCAACTTGGCCACAGCCAATATTGCTGTGGAGGATTCGTGCAATTTTGTTATATCCAATGGTGGTGCACAGACCTACCACCTGAAGGCCAGCTCAGAAGTAGAGCGCCAGCGATGGATCACTGCACTGGAGCTTGCCAAAGCAAAGGCTGTCCACATGCAGGCCGAAtctg ATGACTCGGGTGATGATTGCCCCACAGCACCCCCCACAGCAGGACAGGCTGGAAGTGGCCGTAATGCAGAAATCCAGTCAACACTGCGAACACTGAACAGTAAGGTGGAGGACCTCACCACTTGCAATGATCTCATTGTCAAGCATGGGTCTGCACTCCAAAG GTCTTTGTCAGAACTGGAAGGGATTCGTGTTGGAGGGGACATGGGAGAAAAGATCAGACAAGTTACAGAGAGGGCCACACTTTTCAGAATCACCTCTAATGCCATGATCAAT GCGTGCAGAGACTTCCTCTCCCTGGCCCAGAACCATAGTAAACGCTGGCAGAAGGCCTTACAGACTGAAAGAGACCAGAGGATAAGGTTGGAGGAGACTCTAGAGCAGCTTGCTAAACAGCACAACCACTTGGAAAGAGCTTTCAGAGGAGCAACAGTTCTACCCCCTTCATTCAGCAATCCTGCATTAGGTAGCAAAG GTGCTTCAGGTAAAGGCGATGccagtgatgaagatgatgacaaTGAGTTCTTCGATGCCATGGAAGACCCAGCAGAGTTTATCACTGTTCCCGCTGACCCCAAGTATCACAG aagatCTGGCAGCAACATTAGTGGATTCAGCAGTGAGGCTGGGATGGACGATCAGTCAGTAAAT TTTGATGAACTGTCTTTGGCATCCAATCCAGAGTCTCCCCAACCATTTGAGCTAGAACCAGTTAGAAAACGGCGAACTCGAATCCCAGACAAACCCAACTATTACCTCAATCTGTGGAGCATCATGAAGAACTGCATTGGAAAGGAGCTGTCAAAGATACCAATGCCT GTAAATTTCAATGAGCCCCTCTCAATGCTGCAACGTCTATCTGAAGACCTGGAGTACTACGAGCTGCTGGACAAGGCTGCTAAATGTCAGAGTTCACTGGAGCAGATGTGTTATGTTGCTGCTTTCACCGTCTCTTCCTACTCCACCACTGTCCACCGTACAGGAAAACCCTTCAATCCTCTGCTGGGAGAAACCTTTGAGCTTGATCGTCTCAGAGAGTGCGGCTACCGCTCCCTGTGTGAACAG GTTAGTCACCACccacctgctgcagctcacCATGCCTTCTCTGAAAAGGGTTGGACCCTCAGACAGGAAATTACACTGGCCAGCAAGTTTAGAGGAAAATACCTCTCCATCATGCCcttgg GTTCTATCCAGTGCATATTTGACAAGAGCAGCAATCACTACTCGTGGAAAAAAGTCACTACAACAGTACACAACATTATTGTGGGGAAATTATGGATCGATCAG TCAGGGGAGATAGATGTGGTGAACCACAAGACTGGAGATCGCTGCCACCTCAAGTTTGCTCCATATAGTTACTTCTCCCGAGATATACCAAGAAAG GTAACAGGAGTAGTAACAGACAAGGATGGAAAGGCCCATTACGTGCTGTCAGGAACATGGGATGAGAAGATGGAGTTTTCCAGGGTCATGCAGAGTAGTAAAGGCGAGAATGGCACAGAAGGCAAACAGAGGACTGTTTATCAAACCCTCAAAGCCAAAGGAGTCTGGACGAAGAACCCTTTACC AGAAGGAGCAGAGAACATGtacttcttctcctccctggCCTTGACTCTAAATGAACCTGAAGAGGGAGTGGCACCAACAGACAGCCGAAGACGCCCTGACCAGCGATTAATGGAGGATGGCCGTTGGGATGAGGCTAATGCAGAGAAACAGCGACTGGAAGAAAAACAGCGCACGGCCCGtcgagaaagggagagggaagcTGTTAAAGCAGCCAGCTCACCTGAGGAAG GTGCCCATCAAGACAACTACCAGGCACAGTGGTTTGAGAAGATAGATGACCCTGTATCTGGAGAAACCTTGCATGTCTACAAGGGGGGTTACTGGGAGGCAAAGGACCAAGGCAGCTGGGATATGTGCCCTGACATCTTCTGA
- the LOC115039980 gene encoding oxysterol-binding protein 1-like isoform X1, whose protein sequence is MSEPKSPTPTPGDTYKGWLFKWTNYIKGYQRRWFVLSNGLLSYYRTQAEMGHTCRGTINLATANIAVEDSCNFVISNGGAQTYHLKASSEVERQRWITALELAKAKAVHMQAESDDSGDDCPTAPPTAGQAGSGRNAEIQSTLRTLNSKVEDLTTCNDLIVKHGSALQRSLSELEGIRVGGDMGEKIRQVTERATLFRITSNAMINACRDFLSLAQNHSKRWQKALQTERDQRIRLEETLEQLAKQHNHLERAFRGATVLPPSFSNPALGASGKGDASDEDDDNEFFDAMEDPAEFITVPADPKYHRRSGSNISGFSSEAGMDDQSVNFDELSLASNPESPQPFELEPVRKRRTRIPDKPNYYLNLWSIMKNCIGKELSKIPMPVNFNEPLSMLQRLSEDLEYYELLDKAAKCQSSLEQMCYVAAFTVSSYSTTVHRTGKPFNPLLGETFELDRLRECGYRSLCEQVSHHPPAAAHHAFSEKGWTLRQEITLASKFRGKYLSIMPLGSIQCIFDKSSNHYSWKKVTTTVHNIIVGKLWIDQSGEIDVVNHKTGDRCHLKFAPYSYFSRDIPRKVTGVVTDKDGKAHYVLSGTWDEKMEFSRVMQSSKGENGTEGKQRTVYQTLKAKGVWTKNPLPEGAENMYFFSSLALTLNEPEEGVAPTDSRRRPDQRLMEDGRWDEANAEKQRLEEKQRTARREREREAVKAASSPEEGAHQDNYQAQWFEKIDDPVSGETLHVYKGGYWEAKDQGSWDMCPDIF, encoded by the exons ATGTCAGAGCCTAAATCCCCAACTCCAACCCCTGGAGACACATACAAGGGTTGGCTCTTCAAATGGACCAACTACATAAAAGGTTACCAGAGACGGTGGTTTGTTCTTAGCAATGGATTATTGTCATATTACAG GACCCAAGCAGAGATGGGTCACACATGCCGAGGCACCATCAACTTGGCCACAGCCAATATTGCTGTGGAGGATTCGTGCAATTTTGTTATATCCAATGGTGGTGCACAGACCTACCACCTGAAGGCCAGCTCAGAAGTAGAGCGCCAGCGATGGATCACTGCACTGGAGCTTGCCAAAGCAAAGGCTGTCCACATGCAGGCCGAAtctg ATGACTCGGGTGATGATTGCCCCACAGCACCCCCCACAGCAGGACAGGCTGGAAGTGGCCGTAATGCAGAAATCCAGTCAACACTGCGAACACTGAACAGTAAGGTGGAGGACCTCACCACTTGCAATGATCTCATTGTCAAGCATGGGTCTGCACTCCAAAG GTCTTTGTCAGAACTGGAAGGGATTCGTGTTGGAGGGGACATGGGAGAAAAGATCAGACAAGTTACAGAGAGGGCCACACTTTTCAGAATCACCTCTAATGCCATGATCAAT GCGTGCAGAGACTTCCTCTCCCTGGCCCAGAACCATAGTAAACGCTGGCAGAAGGCCTTACAGACTGAAAGAGACCAGAGGATAAGGTTGGAGGAGACTCTAGAGCAGCTTGCTAAACAGCACAACCACTTGGAAAGAGCTTTCAGAGGAGCAACAGTTCTACCCCCTTCATTCAGCAATCCTGCATTAG GTGCTTCAGGTAAAGGCGATGccagtgatgaagatgatgacaaTGAGTTCTTCGATGCCATGGAAGACCCAGCAGAGTTTATCACTGTTCCCGCTGACCCCAAGTATCACAG aagatCTGGCAGCAACATTAGTGGATTCAGCAGTGAGGCTGGGATGGACGATCAGTCAGTAAAT TTTGATGAACTGTCTTTGGCATCCAATCCAGAGTCTCCCCAACCATTTGAGCTAGAACCAGTTAGAAAACGGCGAACTCGAATCCCAGACAAACCCAACTATTACCTCAATCTGTGGAGCATCATGAAGAACTGCATTGGAAAGGAGCTGTCAAAGATACCAATGCCT GTAAATTTCAATGAGCCCCTCTCAATGCTGCAACGTCTATCTGAAGACCTGGAGTACTACGAGCTGCTGGACAAGGCTGCTAAATGTCAGAGTTCACTGGAGCAGATGTGTTATGTTGCTGCTTTCACCGTCTCTTCCTACTCCACCACTGTCCACCGTACAGGAAAACCCTTCAATCCTCTGCTGGGAGAAACCTTTGAGCTTGATCGTCTCAGAGAGTGCGGCTACCGCTCCCTGTGTGAACAG GTTAGTCACCACccacctgctgcagctcacCATGCCTTCTCTGAAAAGGGTTGGACCCTCAGACAGGAAATTACACTGGCCAGCAAGTTTAGAGGAAAATACCTCTCCATCATGCCcttgg GTTCTATCCAGTGCATATTTGACAAGAGCAGCAATCACTACTCGTGGAAAAAAGTCACTACAACAGTACACAACATTATTGTGGGGAAATTATGGATCGATCAG TCAGGGGAGATAGATGTGGTGAACCACAAGACTGGAGATCGCTGCCACCTCAAGTTTGCTCCATATAGTTACTTCTCCCGAGATATACCAAGAAAG GTAACAGGAGTAGTAACAGACAAGGATGGAAAGGCCCATTACGTGCTGTCAGGAACATGGGATGAGAAGATGGAGTTTTCCAGGGTCATGCAGAGTAGTAAAGGCGAGAATGGCACAGAAGGCAAACAGAGGACTGTTTATCAAACCCTCAAAGCCAAAGGAGTCTGGACGAAGAACCCTTTACC AGAAGGAGCAGAGAACATGtacttcttctcctccctggCCTTGACTCTAAATGAACCTGAAGAGGGAGTGGCACCAACAGACAGCCGAAGACGCCCTGACCAGCGATTAATGGAGGATGGCCGTTGGGATGAGGCTAATGCAGAGAAACAGCGACTGGAAGAAAAACAGCGCACGGCCCGtcgagaaagggagagggaagcTGTTAAAGCAGCCAGCTCACCTGAGGAAG GTGCCCATCAAGACAACTACCAGGCACAGTGGTTTGAGAAGATAGATGACCCTGTATCTGGAGAAACCTTGCATGTCTACAAGGGGGGTTACTGGGAGGCAAAGGACCAAGGCAGCTGGGATATGTGCCCTGACATCTTCTGA
- the sart1 gene encoding U4/U6.U5 tri-snRNP-associated protein 1 has protein sequence MGSSKKHKEKSRDKDAEERRRDHKKHRHKDRDASDRDANRDKDKRKRSRSRERSGRESRSKGEKSSGEPRVKKEKPDPEYEESNTEVEPQSASGDASLSIEETNKLRAKLGLKPLELNENKKELGTKEEPMVAATINPVLIQKQKEMKEKLAAMKEKRILNQKLGKVKTLAEEDWRDDTRAWVERSRKLAKEKEMAEKRAKLLEEMDEEFGVSSLVEEEFAQSKREAYTSRDLKGLKVQHKVDSFAEGQTVILTLQDKGVLEEEEDVLVNVGIEDKEKAEKNVELKKKKPDYKPYEEEESVDDMVTFKSRSVLSKYDEEIEGEKKKSFRLSTGGFADGERERELQAMRETLRNQAQSLEMPALTVASEYYTPQEMVGFKKTKRRVKKIRKKEKQTIADELVLDDTRSSDFGSRTRGRGRQQVDDNGEEVKEVECSLPTEIPQMSDDIRMAEMEISDEEDFQPPELVVLEEDEAEQELQKQLEKQRKLKQKQLLKDSGEKVAEQIKVLGDGENDNDPERRNNIVFNATSEFCRTLGDIPTYGLSGNREDQEDIMDFEQEEEKDDAGDSDSEMDENVGWSTVNLDEEQKQPDFSTASATILDEEPIVNSGLAAALLLCKNKGLLDTQMQKVARVKAPKGALPNDNYCIEDKMGFDDKYSRREEYRGFTQDFKEKDGYKPDVKIEYVDESGRKLTPKEAFRQLSHRFHGKGSGKMKTERRMKKLEEEALLKKMSSSDTPLGTVALLQEKQKSQKTPYIVLSGSGKSMNANTITK, from the coding sequence ATGGGGTCGTCTAAGAAGCACAAGGAAAAGAGTCGCGACAAGGATGCGGAGGAGCGACGTCGCGACCATAAGAAACATCGCCACAAGGATCGCGACGCTTCGGATCGAGATGCAAATCGGGATAAAGACAAACGAAAACGATCCAGGTCCAGAGAAAGGAGCGGTCGGGAGAGCCGCAGCAAAGGAGAGAAGAGCAGCGGCGAGCCGAGGGTGAAGAAGGAGAAACCCGATCCCGAATATGAGGAGAGCAACACAGAAGTGGAGCCCCAGTCCGCCAGCGGAGATGCATCCCTCAGCATCGAGGAAACCAACAAACTCAGAGCAAAACTAGGCCTGAAACCCCTGGAGCTTAACGAAAACAAGAAGGAGCTGGGAACCAAAGAGGAGCCCATGGTGGCTGCTACCATCAACCCTGTTCTCATCCAGAAGCagaaggagatgaaggagaagcTCGCCGCCATGAAAGAGAAGCGCATCCTCAACCAGAAACTGGGAAAAGTAAAGACCCTAGCTGAGGAAGATTGGCGAGATGACACCAGGGCTTGGGTGGAGAGGAGCAGAAAgttggcaaaagaaaaagaaatggcagaGAAAAGAGCCAAACTCTTGGAGGAGATGGACGAGGAGTTTGGTGTGAGCAGTCTGGTCGAGGAGGAGTTCGCGCAAAGCAAGCGTGAGGCCTACACATCCCGAGATCTGAAGGGACTGAAAGTGCAGCACAAGGTGGACTCATTCGCTGAGGGTCAGACTGTCATCCTGACCCTGCAGGACAAAGGTGTCcttgaggaagaggaagatgtgcTTGTAAATGTGGGCATTGAGGACAAggaaaaagcagagaagaatgtggagttgaaaaagaaaaagccagatTACAAGCCctatgaagaggaggagagcgtGGACGACATGGTTACGTTCAAGTCCCGCTCTGTACTTTCAAAGTATGATGAGGAAATTGAGGgcgaaaagaaaaagagcttcCGGTTGAGTACTGGCGGCTTTGCAGATGGGGAGCGAGAGCGGGAGCTCCAGGCCATGAGAGAGACTCTACGAAATCAGGCCCAGTCCTTGGAAATGCCCGCTCTCACTGTCGCCTCAGAGTATTACACACCTCAGGAAATGGTGGGcttcaaaaagacaaaacgcCGTGTGAAGAAGATcaggaagaaggaaaagcagACAATTGCAGATGAGCTTGTGCTTGATGACACTCGCAGCTCTGACTTTGGCTCCAGGACACGAGGCCGTGGTCGCCAACAGGTGGATGACAATGGTGAAGAAGTAAAGGAGGTGGAGTGTAGCTTGCCTACAGAGATCCCACAGATGTCTGATGATATCAGGATGGCAGAAATGGAAATTAGTGATGAGGAAGACTTCCAACCTCCTGAATTAGTTGTACTTGAGGAGGATGAGGCAGAGCAAGAGCTACAGAAACAactggagaagcagaggaagctgaagcagaagcagcttcTAAAAGACTCTGGGGAGAAAGTGGCAGAGCAGATTAAAGTACTTGGTGATGGTGAGAATGACAATGATCCTGAAAGGAGGAATAACATTGTTTTCAATGCCACCTCAGAGTTTTGTAGAACTCTGGGTGACATTCCAACTTATGGATTGTCAGGCAACAGAGAGGACCAAGAAGACATAATGGACTTTgaacaggaggaagagaaagatgatgCAGGAGATTCAGACTCAGAAATGGACGAAAATGTTGGATGGAGCACTGTGAACTTGGATGAGGAGCAAAAACAACCTGACTTCTCCACAGCCTCTGCTACCATTTTAGATGAAGAGCCCATTGTCAACTCTGGCCtagcagctgctctgctgttgtgCAAAAACAAAGGTCTGTTGGACACTCAAATGCAGAAAGTAGCCCGTGTCAAAGCACCAAAGGGCGCATTGCCCAATGATAACTACTGCATTGAGGACAAGATGGGCTTTGATGACAAGTACAGTCGCAGAGAAGAATACAGAGGCTTCACCCAAGACTTCAAAGAGAAGGATGGATATAAGCCTGATGTTAAGATTGAGTATGTGGATGAGTCTGGGCGGAAACTCACTCCAAAAGAAGCTTTCAGACAGCTTTCACACAGATTCCATGGAAAAGGGTCTGGAaagatgaagacagagaggaggatgaaaaaGTTGGAGGAAGAGGCACTGCTGAAGAAGATGAGCAGCAGTGACACTCCACTGGGGACTGTGGCTTTGCTTCAAGAGAAGCAGAAATCACAGAAAACTCCCTACATTGTGCTTAGTGGGAGTGGGAAAAGTATGAATGCAAACACCATCACAAAATGA